AGCGACTCCCAGTAACTCGCCCACCCCTCGTTTGCCACCTTGGTCATCTTCTGGGGGGCGAAGTAGTACGCCTCCTCCCGAAGCATCGAGAGGACATCTGTCTGCCACTCCGGACGTTCGACGGCTTTCCCCTCGTCTTCGTCGTACTGTTTACCCCGTGCGAGAAGGTATCCGAGCACGTCACGCCTCGGTTCCGACGGGGTGCCCTCGGATTCCGCGTCCAGCCACTCCTCGTCGAAGACTGCCTCCCGAACCTCCGTTGATATCTCGAGATCGGCGAACTCCTCTCGGCGTCCGTCCTCCGCTCCATCGGATTCGTCGCCGCCGGAGACCCCGTCGCCGGATGGCCCGCCGCCGGACCCGTCGTCGGGGTCGCCAGAAAGCGGCCGGTACTGGTCGATCGTGTCTTCAAGACAACTGACCGCGTCGATGAACCGTTCGACATCGTCGCGGGGGATTTCGGGGTCTTCCATGTACTCCTCGATCGCATCGGCGTGGCGGGACAGCATCGCCGCGGCGGCGGGGCCTTCCTCCCCCCGATCCGCGTACAGCCGATACCACTCGTTGTTCCGGAAGAAGTCCGCGTGGGCCTCGACGTGGGTGATGACTGCCTTCTGGTCGGCCAGGGAGTTCGACTCCTGGAGGAACGCGTTCGCGGGGTCGTCGTTGTTGACAATCTCGAACGCCTTCCCGAGCCCGTGCTGGTCGCGCTTCCGCTGGCGATCGTACTTCATTCCCCATCGCCAGTGAGGATACCGTCGCTGGAAGCCGTCGTACGCGATCAGGTGGTTCATCTCCTCGTGGTCGACGACCCAGTAGTTCACCGGATACGGGTCGAGTCCGAGCTTCCGGGCCAGGTTCCGGGCCTCCCGAACCGGTCGCGAAAGCTGAGTGGCCTCCCGCTTTGCGAGCAGCCTCTCGTCCCTGTATGCGTTGCTCATCTGTCGTCACTCCCGTGGGCGTCTGTCATTCGGTGTCACTCTCCGTGCTCAGGATCTCGTAAATCGCGTCGGTCACGTCGTCGGCCTCGGACACCCGCGCGACGGCGACGTCGTCTGCGTCTCCGAACGCCTCCAGCAGTTCGTCGGCGTGGGTGGCGTTGACCGCGCCGCCGCCGGGCTGGGTCTCCACGTAGGCGTGGAGGTTGGCGTCGATCTCCCGCATCAGCGGGATCACGCGCTCGCGGGTGTCGTTCGCGGAGTTCTCGCTGTCGCCGGCGGCGAAGACGTACCGGTTCCACTCCTCGAACGGGTACTCCTCGAGGATTTCGGCAGCCAGTTCGTAGGCCGCGGAGATCCGCGTTCCACCGCCCGACTGGATGCCGAAGAACTCCCCGCGTTCGACCTCCCACGCCTCGGCGTCGTGGGCGACGTACCTGAACTGTGCCTCGTCGTACTTGCCGGTGAGATACCAGTCGAGCGGTGTGAGCACCCGCTCGACGAGTTCGCGTTTCCGCTCGCGCATCGACCCCGACACGTCCCGAATGTTTACTACGACGACGTTCTTCTGTCTCCGTTCGATTATCTCCGGGTGGCGGTAGCGTTCGTCCTCCCGGCGGAACGGAATCTTCTGGATCCCCTCCTGCCGGAGCCGAACCGAGACCGGCTCCCGCTCGACGTGCTCTTCCAGATCCTCGAAGCTCTCCCAGCGGTCGGTCTCCCCGGCCAGGTCGGCCGCGGCGTCGGCGATCCACGCACGCGAGACCGGAATCCGCTTTCCGCGAGCCCACCGGTAGACGTCGTCGACGTCCGCCCCCGAGACGCGCAGCCCCTCCCGGACGTACTCCCCGTCGAAGTCCGTCGCGAGTTTCCGTTTGAGGCCGCGCTTGAACAGCTCCTCGAAGTCCAGCGTCGAGTCGGGGCCGGTGCGGGTGACGTCGGTGAACTCCCCTTCGATCTCCTCGAGGACGCGTTTCCCCTTCGGTTCGAGATCGAGACCGAGTTCCTCGTCGAGTTCCTGGGCGAACTCCTCGGGATCCATCTCGTAGTACTCGTGATCCCCGCTTTCGTCTCCCGGCTCGCCGTCCTCCTCGCCGTCACCGTCTCCGTCCTCTCCGGGAACCGAAACCGGCTGTCCCGGCTGTGCGCCCTCGCCTTTCCCGACACCACCCATCGACCGGCGATCGTACTCGAAGGACGGCAGATCGACGATCTTGACGGGGACCCGGACACGGTCCGGTGATGATCCGGTCAAATCGCCGTGCGAGATGAACTCCGAGAGGTCCTGTCTGCGCTGCTCTCCGACGTCGCTGAACCGATCGAGGTCGTCTTTCAGTCCCATTCGTGTGCCACCTCCCGGAGGACGCGTCCGGTCGTCAGTTCGGCCGACGCGGGGGAGTAGCCGCGTTCGCACAGCCGGTCGATCGTCTGTCGCTTCACCGTGGCGGTTTCGGTGTCTACAGGGGGGTCCGCCCACTGGCCGGGATCGAAGTCCGGAAACAGTCGCCTGACGTCGTCCCAACTGTCGGCCTCGAGCACCGTCTGGATGATCGGGACCTCCTGGAGGTCGACCCGCTCGACGGAGAAGTCCTCGTCCCGGTGCTCCCACGCGTACCTGTTCAGCGCCGCAATCACCTTCGTCCGCCGGAACTCCGCCACGTCGTCACCCGGCGATGAGCCCTCGTAATCGGCCTCGTCGAACCGACCGAGCTGTTCGGTTTCGAACAGTTTCATCACCAGCGGGTCCGGCTCCACCTCGCCCCGGGAAGTGTCGACGGTGCCGCCGGTGTCCCAGGCGTACACGTGCTCGACGTATTCGGTGACAGCCGCCTCGTCGACGCCAACCTCCGAGAGCATCGCGTCGAGGACGTCGGCCTCCTGGCGGTCCCGAACGTGGGACTTCACCGCTGCGACCCGGCTTTCGAACTCCGTGGTTTCCGCCCGGGAAAACACCGGGGCGGTAGCCAACCCGTTCGCCATCGCGTCGAGCACGTCGTCGGGCATGATCACGTTCTCGACTGAAAGCTCCGGATGGGACCGATCCCGTGGCTCCTCCAGGAGCTCGGCGATCACGTCGCGGGTGAAGGTCACGGGGATCCCGCTTCGTCCATCGTGGCTGCGGGTTCTGGCGCCGCCTCGATCTCCGGTTCTTCCGCCGTCTCTGCCGCCGTCCCGGCCCCCTTCGCCGCCGAAATCGAACTCGTCGATCTCGCGGCGCTCGTCGCCGGTCTGAACGTACCCCTGCTCGAGCAGGATCGCCGTCTCGACGGTTCCGAGATCCGGGGGAAGCCGATCTGCGTCGAGACGAGTCACGACGTTGTAGGTTGCCGCCGCCGCAACTGCGTGTGGAGCAAGCTCCCGGACCAGGCCGGTGCCGTCATGGATCGGCACGTGGACGGCCTCCCGGACCCGCTCGTCGGGGTCGATCCCCGCGGCGGTCGCCCACACCTCGCTTTCCCCGGTCAGCTCGCGACGGATCAGCTCCGCTTCGAGCGTCCGATCGGTGAGATACCGGAACTCGTGGCGATCCAGACGGCGTTTGAGCGCCTTCAGCGGATCAGTGCCGTCCCGGTCGGCGTACTGGTCCAGTTCGACATCGAGATCCGGGTTCGAGATGACGATCAGCTGCGTGTCGACGTCCATCCCGATCCCCTTGTCGAGCTTGACGTGACCCTCGTCTGGAACGTTGAGCAACTTTCGCAGCAGGTCGGCGTGCTGGCTCGCGTCCTCGACGACCGAAAGCAGGCCGTTCCCCTGGGAGAGCACGCCGTCGTAGGAGAACGCCTGCGGGTTTTTCCGCCCCCGTGAATCGAGCTCCCGGAGCATCCCGGGCATCCACGAGCCGACGAGCCGCTCTTTGGGTGTGCCGTCGTCTTCCGCATGGAGGATACCGATCCCCCGGCCGACGTCGACGAGGTAGTTTTTCACCCGGCAGTGCTCGCCGTCGGTCACCGCTGAAAAGAGATCGTTCCGACCGGATCGCCGGTACCGCTCTTCGAGGTAGTCGTACGCCTCCCGGCTGAACGGGTCGAGTTCGCCCGGCACCGAGATCTCGCCGTCGACCAGCTCCGAGAGGTCGTCGACGATTTCTTCGCGGACCTCCCGGGGGAAGACCGACAGCGGGTGGACCTGCACCGGACTCGCGTGCCAGTCTTCCTCGTCGGCGTAGCCGTCCCCGTAGCCGAGGCTCCGATCCTGTGTGGCGCCGGCGACGTTCCACTCGAGGGTGTACCGGCGCCCCTCCGGCGTTCGGGAGTAGCCCCGGAGCCCGTTGACGAGACACCGCTTCAGCTCCGACTTCCCGGTGGCGGTGGGGCCGTCGAACCAGATGATCTTCTCGGTTTTTCCCCGGCCCGTGACGATCGCCCGCAGATCGTCGACGAACGCGTTGAGTGTCGCGGTGTTGCCAAGAACCGCGTGTTCGCCGTCGCCGTACGGGTCGTCGAAGAATCGATAGCGGGTCATGCGCTCGCCCCGTTCGAACACGGTCCGGGTGCCCGCAGACTCGATCGCATCGAGGAGGTATCTGGCCGCCCCCGCCGCGATCTGTGGGTCGCTGAACGCGGCATCGACGTACTCGCTCAGGCTCATCGGGGGCTCGAACGCCTCCGAAAGCGCCTCGTCTGCGGCCCGGCGGTAGGCGTCGGCGTCCGCCGGCCGGCCCCCCTCAGACATCCTCCTCGAGTTCGCTTTTGGCGACCTCGGCGCCGGCGAACTCGAGCACCTCCCGGGCTCCCGCCGCCGAGTACCCCTGTTCTTCCAGGGCGTCGATCCAGGCGGCACGGTCGTCGTCGTCCGTCTCGCTTGCGGACACGAGCGCGGAGAAGTTGATGTTGTGCTTTTTGTCGTCCCAGAGCTTCCGTTCCAGCGCCCGCCGCAGCCGGTCGTTCTCGTGGGGATCGAACGTGGTTCCCTCCCGGGCCCGCCGGGAGATCCAGTTGGAGATCTCCTGCCGGAAGTCGTCCTTGCGATCCGCCGGGATGTCGAGCCGCTCTTCGACCGCACGGAGGAACGTCTCGTCGGGCTCCCCCTCGCGGCCGGTGAGTTCGTCCTCGACGGTGGTGTCGTCGATGTAGGCCATGACGTGATCCACGTACTTTTCACCCTGCCGGCGCAGCTCCTCGATGTCGTACGCCAGCGCGTGTCGGACGTCCTCGATCGCCCGCTCTTTGTACTCCTCGCGGACCAGTTCGAGCAGCCGCTCGTACTGCTTCAGGTTGTCGGCGTCGATCGAGCCGTGGCTCTCGAGGTTCGCCTCGAAGTGACGGAACGTCGAAAGCGGCGAGAGGTATCCGCGCTCCCGGTGGGTCGCGTCCATGATCGCCTCGGCGATCTCGTCGCCGATGAACCTGGCCGACACGCCCGACATCCCTTCTGCGATCTCGGCGCGCGAGTCGCCGTCCTCCCTGAGTTTTTTCACGTCGACGGCGTCGGCCTCGTCGAGTTCGCCGTTGTACGCTTTCGCCTTCTGTAACAGCGAGACCGACTCGTCAGAGGGCTCCTCGATCCGGGTCAACACGCCGAACAGTCCCGCCATCTCCAGGGTGTGGGGTTCGACGTTCACGTCCGGGACATCGGCGTTGCGCAGCATCTTCCTGTAGATGTTCGCCTCCGACTCGTACTCGAGGACGTACGGGTAGTCGATGCGT
The Halalkaliarchaeum desulfuricum DNA segment above includes these coding regions:
- a CDS encoding DUF444 family protein, producing the protein MGLKDDLDRFSDVGEQRRQDLSEFISHGDLTGSSPDRVRVPVKIVDLPSFEYDRRSMGGVGKGEGAQPGQPVSVPGEDGDGDGEEDGEPGDESGDHEYYEMDPEEFAQELDEELGLDLEPKGKRVLEEIEGEFTDVTRTGPDSTLDFEELFKRGLKRKLATDFDGEYVREGLRVSGADVDDVYRWARGKRIPVSRAWIADAAADLAGETDRWESFEDLEEHVEREPVSVRLRQEGIQKIPFRREDERYRHPEIIERRQKNVVVVNIRDVSGSMRERKRELVERVLTPLDWYLTGKYDEAQFRYVAHDAEAWEVERGEFFGIQSGGGTRISAAYELAAEILEEYPFEEWNRYVFAAGDSENSANDTRERVIPLMREIDANLHAYVETQPGGGAVNATHADELLEAFGDADDVAVARVSEADDVTDAIYEILSTESDTE
- a CDS encoding PrkA family serine protein kinase, whose protein sequence is MSEGGRPADADAYRRAADEALSEAFEPPMSLSEYVDAAFSDPQIAAGAARYLLDAIESAGTRTVFERGERMTRYRFFDDPYGDGEHAVLGNTATLNAFVDDLRAIVTGRGKTEKIIWFDGPTATGKSELKRCLVNGLRGYSRTPEGRRYTLEWNVAGATQDRSLGYGDGYADEEDWHASPVQVHPLSVFPREVREEIVDDLSELVDGEISVPGELDPFSREAYDYLEERYRRSGRNDLFSAVTDGEHCRVKNYLVDVGRGIGILHAEDDGTPKERLVGSWMPGMLRELDSRGRKNPQAFSYDGVLSQGNGLLSVVEDASQHADLLRKLLNVPDEGHVKLDKGIGMDVDTQLIVISNPDLDVELDQYADRDGTDPLKALKRRLDRHEFRYLTDRTLEAELIRRELTGESEVWATAAGIDPDERVREAVHVPIHDGTGLVRELAPHAVAAAATYNVVTRLDADRLPPDLGTVETAILLEQGYVQTGDERREIDEFDFGGEGGRDGGRDGGRTGDRGGARTRSHDGRSGIPVTFTRDVIAELLEEPRDRSHPELSVENVIMPDDVLDAMANGLATAPVFSRAETTEFESRVAAVKSHVRDRQEADVLDAMLSEVGVDEAAVTEYVEHVYAWDTGGTVDTSRGEVEPDPLVMKLFETEQLGRFDEADYEGSSPGDDVAEFRRTKVIAALNRYAWEHRDEDFSVERVDLQEVPIIQTVLEADSWDDVRRLFPDFDPGQWADPPVDTETATVKRQTIDRLCERGYSPASAELTTGRVLREVAHEWD